One window of the Candidatus Eremiobacteraceae bacterium genome contains the following:
- a CDS encoding OmpA family protein: MTERTVSGPEAELLVRTGDINNLGYGWPPNFTPFSGDSTPPHPYPCTPRPGAPAGTDRIMLGSGVTGADIKNGGGDGYAGCSKRPDNLPQPISIYVGDLPQTIHAVLFQMFLDDFQAPVWKSHFQVTLNGTLLPNFGDTINQMDQTGPIGKLVTLRLLPEYWPLLRSGTVSLLIDDPTTHKLDGYAVDFVRILVNPRPFQYIVAIHCTVTDADTGKPIAGASLAAAQMNASAGSDGKATLRGIPAGLVSVNADAIGYDSAVQLVDLKAGSVGEATFVLHRHRENVSAAQQALDLSGTVAIYGIHFDTASARLRADSASSLQTILQLIKNHPKAHWIISGHTDNQGSAAYNLNLSDERAQSVVAWLVQHGVAKEVLVAKGYGLTRPVADNSTEGGRALNRRVEVTIIK; this comes from the coding sequence ATGACAGAGCGGACCGTCAGCGGCCCAGAAGCCGAGCTCCTCGTGAGAACCGGCGACATCAACAATCTCGGTTACGGATGGCCGCCGAACTTCACCCCGTTCTCTGGCGACTCGACGCCGCCCCATCCATACCCGTGCACGCCGCGCCCCGGCGCGCCGGCCGGCACGGATCGCATCATGCTCGGCTCGGGCGTCACAGGCGCAGACATCAAGAACGGCGGAGGCGACGGTTACGCTGGCTGCAGCAAGCGGCCAGACAATTTGCCGCAACCGATCTCCATCTATGTCGGCGATCTGCCGCAGACGATCCATGCGGTGCTGTTCCAGATGTTCCTCGACGATTTCCAAGCACCAGTCTGGAAATCGCATTTTCAGGTCACGCTCAACGGCACACTTCTTCCGAACTTTGGCGACACGATCAACCAGATGGATCAAACCGGCCCGATCGGCAAGCTCGTCACGCTGCGTCTCCTTCCGGAATATTGGCCGCTTCTAAGGTCAGGGACGGTCAGTCTCTTGATCGACGATCCGACGACGCATAAGCTCGACGGCTACGCCGTTGATTTCGTCCGCATCCTCGTCAATCCGCGCCCGTTCCAATACATCGTGGCGATCCACTGCACGGTGACCGACGCCGACACGGGCAAACCGATCGCCGGCGCGTCGCTCGCTGCCGCGCAGATGAATGCATCGGCTGGGTCCGACGGAAAGGCCACCTTGCGCGGGATACCGGCGGGTCTGGTCTCGGTGAACGCGGACGCGATCGGATATGACAGCGCGGTGCAGCTGGTCGACCTAAAGGCAGGCTCCGTCGGCGAGGCGACGTTCGTGCTGCACCGCCATCGCGAAAACGTGAGTGCGGCGCAGCAGGCGCTGGACCTGAGCGGAACCGTCGCGATCTACGGAATCCATTTCGATACGGCGTCCGCCCGACTGCGCGCCGATAGCGCGAGCTCTCTCCAAACGATCCTACAATTGATCAAGAACCATCCGAAGGCGCACTGGATCATCTCCGGGCACACGGACAATCAGGGAAGCGCAGCCTACAATCTGAACCTTTCCGATGAACGCGCGCAGTCGGTGGTCGCCTGGCTCGTGCAGCACGGCGTCGCCAAAGAAGTTCTGGTCGCGAAGGGCTACGGCTTGACGCGTCCGGTGGCGGACAACTCAACGGAAGGCGGCCGTGCGCTGAACCGCCGCGTCGAGGTCACCATCATCAAGTAA
- a CDS encoding DUF899 domain-containing protein yields MTDRLLDAPPVVSPEEWEVARQQLLVKEKASTRSRDALAAERRRMPWMKVEKNYAFDSPKGKVGLLDLFEGRRQLVIYRAFFEPGVYGWPEHACRGCSLMADQVAHVSHLHARGTSFAYASRAPQADIDRLKVRMGWAMPWYTITDGFDADFGVDEWHGTNVFFRDGENVYRTYFLNNRGDEALGSTWAYLDITPLGRQENWEDSPPGYPQTEPYKWWNWHDSYGAEQDGKWSDVVDAAQETLT; encoded by the coding sequence ATGACCGACCGGTTACTGGACGCACCTCCTGTCGTATCGCCTGAGGAGTGGGAAGTCGCCCGCCAGCAGCTGCTGGTAAAGGAAAAAGCTTCCACCCGCTCACGCGACGCGCTCGCCGCGGAGCGGCGGCGGATGCCGTGGATGAAGGTCGAGAAAAACTATGCGTTCGACTCACCCAAAGGCAAGGTTGGACTACTCGACTTGTTCGAAGGACGCCGCCAACTGGTGATCTATCGGGCGTTTTTCGAACCCGGCGTGTACGGCTGGCCTGAGCACGCCTGTCGCGGCTGCTCGTTGATGGCCGATCAGGTCGCGCACGTCTCGCACCTTCACGCGCGAGGCACGAGCTTCGCGTACGCTTCGCGCGCTCCGCAAGCCGACATCGATCGCTTGAAAGTGCGGATGGGCTGGGCCATGCCGTGGTATACGATCACCGACGGTTTCGACGCCGACTTCGGCGTTGACGAATGGCACGGCACCAACGTCTTCTTCCGCGACGGCGAGAACGTGTATCGGACGTACTTCCTCAACAATCGCGGAGACGAGGCTCTGGGAAGCACGTGGGCCTACCTCGACATCACGCCGCTCGGGCGTCAAGAGAACTGGGAAGATTCACCGCCGGGTTATCCGCAGACCGAGCCTTACAAATGGTGGAATTGGCACGACTCGTATGGAGCGGAGCAAGACGGCAAGTGGAGCGACGTCGTGGATGCCGCGCAGGAGACGCTGACGTGA
- a CDS encoding 5'-3' exonuclease H3TH domain-containing protein, with the protein MIVHLVDGTYELFRHFYGLRRFTKGKDRPFGGVVGVLNTALQMIENGATHIGVGTDHVIESFRNKLWSGYKTGDGVEHALRAQFEPLEDGLAAMGVAVWPMIELEADDALASAATIAAKDRRVKQIRIWTPDKDLAQCVRGDRVVQMYDRKTNAVRNADGVVAKFGVPPTLIPDYLALVGDSADGYPGIAGIGPRGAAGLLNRYGKLERFPRNALGDRRELALLFKKLATLRTDAKLFRKIDALEWHRPTKNFDAFCDRIAAPNLLTRATKLAASGKPRNRLPKV; encoded by the coding sequence GTGATCGTTCATCTTGTCGACGGGACGTACGAGCTCTTTCGTCATTTTTACGGCCTGCGACGATTCACCAAAGGCAAGGACCGCCCGTTCGGCGGGGTCGTCGGGGTGCTCAACACGGCATTGCAGATGATCGAAAACGGCGCCACGCATATAGGCGTCGGGACCGATCACGTCATCGAATCATTTCGAAACAAGCTCTGGAGCGGTTACAAGACGGGCGACGGCGTCGAACACGCGCTGCGCGCGCAATTCGAGCCGCTCGAAGACGGTCTCGCGGCGATGGGCGTGGCTGTTTGGCCGATGATCGAGCTCGAGGCCGACGACGCGCTCGCTTCTGCGGCGACCATCGCCGCCAAGGATCGTCGCGTAAAGCAGATCCGCATCTGGACGCCCGACAAGGACCTCGCGCAGTGCGTGCGCGGCGACCGCGTCGTCCAAATGTATGACCGAAAAACCAATGCCGTTCGCAATGCCGACGGCGTTGTGGCAAAATTCGGCGTACCGCCCACGCTGATCCCCGATTACCTTGCGCTTGTCGGGGACAGCGCGGACGGTTATCCGGGCATCGCCGGCATCGGGCCGAGGGGCGCGGCGGGCCTCCTCAACCGATACGGCAAGCTCGAACGCTTTCCGCGGAACGCGCTCGGCGATCGCCGCGAGCTTGCGCTGCTTTTCAAAAAACTGGCGACGCTTAGAACCGATGCCAAGCTGTTCCGTAAGATCGACGCCCTGGAGTGGCATCGTCCGACAAAGAACTTCGACGCCTTTTGCGATCGCATCGCCGCACCCAATCTCTTGACCCGCGCGACGAAGCTGGCCGCAAGCGGGAAGCCGCGCAATCGCTTACCGAAGGTCTAG
- a CDS encoding OsmC family protein, which produces MDSDSLRALQAPIKDRYRAEPAAALITLRAHGRVDDPDGLSCSVETGRALVKAGLHPATGGDGTLACSGDILLQALVACAGVTLRSVATAKNIRLRGGTVSAEGDLDFRGTLGVDRDAPVGFKNIRLRFDLDSDATAEELAALQKLTERYCVVYQTLASGLKPEVIFHAQPSAPREIV; this is translated from the coding sequence GTGGATTCTGACAGCTTGCGCGCGTTACAGGCGCCGATCAAAGACCGCTACCGAGCCGAACCCGCCGCCGCGCTCATCACGTTGCGGGCACACGGACGCGTGGACGATCCCGACGGACTCAGCTGTAGCGTTGAGACCGGGCGCGCGCTCGTGAAGGCCGGTCTGCACCCGGCAACAGGTGGTGACGGAACTCTCGCTTGTTCGGGCGACATTTTGCTTCAGGCGCTCGTCGCCTGCGCGGGCGTCACGCTGCGCTCCGTCGCAACGGCGAAAAACATTCGCCTGCGCGGCGGCACCGTATCGGCGGAGGGCGACCTAGATTTCCGCGGGACCTTGGGCGTGGACCGAGACGCGCCGGTCGGGTTCAAGAACATCCGGCTTCGTTTCGACCTTGATTCCGATGCGACAGCTGAAGAACTTGCGGCGCTGCAAAAACTGACGGAGCGCTATTGTGTCGTCTATCAGACACTTGCAAGCGGGCTCAAACCAGAAGTCATTTTCCATGCGCAGCCGTCCGCCCCAAGGGAGATCGTCTGA
- a CDS encoding DUF4242 domain-containing protein, whose protein sequence is MPRYMVERTFKDGLSIPTTNEGANACLSVVDKNGGVGVTWVHSYVSKDHTKTYCIYDGPSEDSIRKAAERNGLPVDSISEVSVLDPYFYH, encoded by the coding sequence ATGCCTCGATACATGGTGGAACGCACGTTTAAAGACGGACTATCTATTCCTACCACAAACGAAGGGGCCAACGCTTGCCTTTCCGTCGTCGACAAAAATGGAGGCGTCGGCGTGACGTGGGTTCATTCGTACGTTTCAAAAGATCATACAAAGACGTACTGCATCTACGATGGTCCGAGCGAAGACTCCATCCGCAAAGCGGCCGAGCGCAACGGGCTGCCGGTTGACAGTATTTCCGAAGTCAGCGTTCTCGATCCGTATTTCTACCACTGA
- a CDS encoding LytTR family DNA-binding domain-containing protein codes for MSQAMFRALVVDDEPLSRSSVVAELRVDPDVALAGECGSGAQALADIRRLRPDLVFLDVEMPECGGFDVLEMLGTEVPPAVVFVTAYDQYAIQAFAVGALDYLLKPFDAARFTIALKRAKDRITAYRAVPRAAQRLAIKSIGGVIFVNIADIDWIEACDYYSRLHVGGKTHLIRRSMADLERDLLPYAFRRVHRSTIVNIERVRALALNDAGEYDVHLHDGSEHRVSRSHRRELQAALEQGE; via the coding sequence GTGAGCCAGGCGATGTTTCGCGCGCTCGTCGTCGACGACGAACCGCTCTCGCGCAGCAGCGTCGTCGCAGAATTGCGCGTCGATCCTGATGTGGCGCTGGCCGGCGAGTGCGGCTCCGGCGCACAGGCGCTGGCCGACATCCGCCGGCTGCGCCCTGACCTCGTCTTTCTCGACGTCGAGATGCCCGAATGTGGCGGGTTCGATGTCCTCGAAATGCTCGGGACCGAGGTTCCGCCGGCTGTCGTCTTTGTGACCGCGTATGACCAGTACGCGATCCAAGCCTTCGCGGTCGGCGCATTGGATTATCTGCTCAAACCTTTCGACGCCGCGCGTTTCACGATCGCGCTGAAGCGCGCGAAGGACCGGATCACTGCTTACCGCGCTGTGCCGCGCGCGGCACAACGGCTCGCGATCAAGAGCATCGGCGGGGTCATTTTTGTGAATATCGCGGACATCGATTGGATCGAAGCATGTGACTATTACTCCCGTCTGCACGTCGGGGGAAAGACGCACCTCATCCGGCGCAGCATGGCAGACCTGGAAAGGGACTTGCTTCCCTATGCGTTCCGCCGCGTCCATCGTTCGACCATCGTGAACATCGAGCGAGTGCGCGCTTTGGCGCTGAACGACGCAGGCGAGTACGACGTGCATCTGCACGACGGCTCGGAGCATCGCGTGAGCCGCAGTCATCGGCGCGAGCTCCAGGCAGCCCTCGAACAAGGAGAGTAG
- a CDS encoding histidine kinase translates to MLERNAGLRLAPKVWIPIAWLAFALADAAKTVGSMHAEGMHHYWVTLYAVEVLSWLPWAFALPLIVWLSDRLHDVKPVLAWTGHVIAAALIGLAYTVWSDQLTLRFQPFAPQFAHWTPTWPADFYDNLMLTLVLYALALLGHWLIESRAKVSARETEVAQLNEQLAQARLLALRSQVEPHFLFNSLNALAGLIREGRADAAVQTVVQLSDFLRRTLSAASRQEVPLADEVEFARRYLTIQQTRFADRLRLDFDVQDGLQNAAVPNLILQPLVENAVKHGIAKRTEGGSVRVAASASGESLDLYVANDGPSLPDDWNQRERSIGIANVCRRLHSLYGDASSFDIRNRNGGGVEIAIRIPLRVIGSAEGRT, encoded by the coding sequence ATGCTCGAACGAAACGCCGGTTTGCGGCTTGCTCCCAAGGTATGGATCCCCATCGCCTGGCTGGCTTTCGCCCTCGCCGATGCAGCGAAGACGGTCGGCTCTATGCACGCGGAAGGTATGCATCACTACTGGGTGACGCTCTACGCGGTCGAAGTCCTGTCTTGGTTGCCCTGGGCGTTCGCCCTACCGTTGATCGTGTGGCTTTCCGACCGCCTACACGATGTCAAGCCTGTGCTCGCGTGGACCGGACACGTCATAGCGGCGGCGTTGATCGGACTCGCTTACACCGTGTGGTCCGATCAACTGACACTCCGCTTTCAACCGTTCGCTCCGCAATTCGCGCATTGGACCCCGACATGGCCGGCCGATTTCTACGACAACTTGATGCTGACGCTCGTGCTTTATGCGTTAGCGCTCCTCGGTCATTGGCTGATCGAGTCGCGCGCGAAGGTCTCTGCGCGCGAAACCGAGGTCGCGCAGTTGAACGAGCAGCTCGCGCAAGCGCGCCTCCTTGCATTGCGCAGTCAGGTCGAGCCGCACTTTCTTTTCAACTCGCTCAACGCGCTGGCCGGGCTGATTCGAGAAGGGCGAGCCGATGCGGCCGTTCAGACGGTGGTGCAGCTGAGCGACTTCTTGCGACGAACACTCTCGGCCGCGAGCCGGCAGGAAGTTCCGCTCGCCGACGAGGTTGAATTCGCTCGACGCTACCTCACGATCCAGCAGACGCGCTTCGCCGACCGGCTGCGGCTCGACTTCGACGTGCAAGATGGGCTGCAGAACGCTGCGGTGCCCAATCTGATCCTGCAACCGCTCGTGGAAAACGCGGTCAAGCACGGGATTGCCAAACGCACGGAGGGCGGTTCCGTACGAGTCGCGGCATCCGCCTCGGGAGAATCGCTCGACCTGTATGTCGCAAACGACGGCCCGAGCCTGCCCGACGATTGGAATCAGCGCGAACGGAGCATCGGCATCGCCAACGTCTGCCGGCGTCTTCACAGTCTCTACGGCGACGCGTCGAGCTTTGACATCCGCAATCGCAATGGCGGCGGTGTGGAGATCGCTATCCGGATTCCGCTCCGCGTGATCGGCAGCGCTGAAGGGCGCACGTGA
- a CDS encoding CocE/NonD family hydrolase — MIVDRDAGIRMRDGVRLFASVFRPDDGVPRPIVLSVTPYGKDNTPDRIGMLFMRLAGVSFGKLNCSRLTGFESPDPAFWVDAGYNVIQVDARGMHRSEGSAGAWTPTDALDYAELIEWCARQPWSTGAVGLCGVSYLAMSQWKAAALRPPALKAIIPWEGATDLLREFAYQDGVRESGFVPIWWNNRMKRGRNKRFAMAEDFLRERDARPFDDDWWASKRPALAMIDVPALVCASWSDQGLHTRGSLLGFENIASTQKWLFTHGRRKWETFYGDEARDTQRRFLDHFLKGADNGWNETPRVRLEVRMSLSRWKVRGESAWPLPNVTYTPLYLNGADGTFESRLPRETHQARYATRKGESPDRASFTHRFAAETELTGTMSLKLWVSTSAGTDLDLFVKLRKFDAVGGEMYFYGYNGFAKDGVAKGWLRVSHRATDPRLSRPGMPWHSHLKADPVQPNEIVPVEIEILASSTLFEAGSTLRIDVLGRDADRYPAFRHRPTVNKGWHSIHTGATYDSHLLIPVAGG, encoded by the coding sequence GTGATCGTAGACCGCGACGCCGGAATCCGTATGCGAGACGGCGTGCGCCTTTTCGCAAGCGTCTTTCGCCCGGATGACGGGGTGCCGCGTCCGATCGTGCTATCGGTGACGCCATACGGCAAAGACAACACGCCGGATCGAATCGGCATGCTCTTCATGCGCCTAGCCGGCGTGAGCTTCGGAAAGCTGAACTGCTCTCGATTGACCGGTTTTGAGTCTCCGGATCCCGCCTTTTGGGTTGACGCCGGATACAACGTAATCCAAGTCGATGCAAGGGGGATGCACAGATCCGAGGGGAGCGCGGGCGCATGGACGCCGACAGACGCGCTGGACTATGCTGAACTCATCGAATGGTGCGCGCGCCAGCCGTGGTCGACAGGCGCCGTCGGCCTATGTGGAGTTTCGTACCTGGCGATGTCGCAGTGGAAGGCGGCAGCGCTCCGCCCACCGGCCCTCAAGGCGATCATCCCGTGGGAGGGTGCGACCGATCTGCTTCGCGAGTTCGCATACCAAGATGGCGTGCGGGAATCCGGCTTTGTGCCGATCTGGTGGAACAACCGCATGAAACGCGGGCGGAACAAACGCTTTGCGATGGCTGAAGATTTTCTTCGCGAGCGCGACGCGCGCCCGTTCGACGACGATTGGTGGGCGAGCAAACGCCCTGCACTAGCCATGATCGACGTTCCGGCGCTCGTCTGCGCGAGCTGGTCCGATCAAGGGTTGCACACGCGCGGCTCGTTGCTCGGCTTCGAAAACATCGCTTCCACGCAAAAGTGGCTATTCACGCACGGCCGGCGCAAGTGGGAGACCTTCTATGGAGATGAGGCGCGCGACACGCAACGGCGATTTCTTGACCATTTTCTCAAAGGCGCAGACAACGGCTGGAACGAGACGCCCCGCGTCAGGCTTGAGGTGCGGATGTCGCTTTCTCGGTGGAAGGTGCGCGGAGAAAGCGCATGGCCGCTTCCGAACGTCACCTACACGCCGTTGTACCTCAACGGCGCTGACGGCACGTTCGAATCGCGACTTCCGAGGGAGACACATCAAGCCCGATACGCAACAAGAAAAGGAGAATCGCCCGATCGGGCGAGCTTCACGCATCGCTTTGCGGCGGAAACGGAACTCACCGGCACGATGAGTCTGAAGTTGTGGGTGTCAACGAGCGCGGGGACGGATTTAGATCTCTTCGTGAAGCTGCGCAAGTTCGATGCAGTCGGCGGCGAGATGTATTTCTACGGTTACAACGGCTTCGCAAAAGACGGCGTTGCGAAAGGTTGGCTGCGCGTATCCCATCGCGCGACCGATCCGCGGCTCAGCCGACCGGGAATGCCGTGGCATTCCCACCTCAAGGCCGATCCGGTGCAACCGAATGAAATCGTTCCCGTCGAAATCGAGATTCTCGCGTCAAGCACACTTTTCGAAGCGGGATCCACCTTGCGCATTGACGTTCTCGGCCGCGACGCCGACCGCTATCCGGCATTCCGGCATAGGCCGACCGTGAATAAGGGGTGGCATTCAATCCATACCGGCGCGACGTACGACTCGCATCTCTTGATACCCGTGGCGGGCGGGTGA